One Lactobacillus sp. CBA3606 DNA segment encodes these proteins:
- the ychF gene encoding redox-regulated ATPase YchF, whose translation MALTAGIVGLPNVGKSTLFNAITKAGAEMANYPFATIDPNVGMVEVPDQRLDRIQAVIPAKKVVSTTFEFTDIAGIVKGASKGEGLGNKFLENIRQVDAIVHVVRAFDDDNITHVTGKVDPQDDIETINLELSLADLETVDKRLAKVQRAAKGSDKEAKAELAVLETIKPALEAGKPVRSLTFNEDDQLIVKGLFLLTSKPVLYVANIAEDDMADPESSKYYQVVADYAKKEGAQAIGVAAETEEEIAELDDADKADFLAAEGVEEPGLNRLIRASYKLLGLETFFTAGGKETRAWTFKRGTKAPQAAGIIHSDFERGFIRAEVMSFADLDAAGSEAKVKENGKLRLEGKDYVMQDGDIVEFRFNV comes from the coding sequence ATGGCACTTACAGCAGGTATCGTTGGGTTACCAAACGTTGGTAAATCAACATTATTTAACGCAATTACGAAGGCGGGCGCCGAAATGGCCAACTACCCGTTCGCGACCATTGACCCAAACGTTGGGATGGTTGAAGTTCCTGATCAACGTTTAGATCGGATTCAAGCAGTTATTCCCGCCAAAAAAGTCGTTTCAACGACCTTTGAATTTACAGATATTGCCGGGATTGTTAAGGGCGCTAGTAAGGGTGAAGGGTTAGGGAATAAATTCCTTGAAAATATTCGCCAAGTTGATGCGATTGTCCACGTTGTCCGAGCCTTTGATGATGATAATATCACGCATGTGACGGGTAAAGTCGATCCTCAAGATGATATCGAAACGATTAACTTGGAATTAAGCTTGGCTGACTTAGAGACTGTTGACAAGCGTTTGGCTAAGGTCCAACGTGCAGCCAAAGGGAGCGATAAGGAAGCTAAAGCTGAATTGGCCGTGCTGGAAACGATCAAGCCAGCCCTGGAAGCTGGTAAGCCAGTGCGGTCGTTAACCTTTAATGAAGATGACCAACTCATTGTTAAGGGCTTATTCTTACTGACGTCGAAGCCAGTGTTATATGTCGCTAACATTGCCGAAGATGATATGGCTGACCCTGAAAGCTCAAAATATTATCAGGTTGTGGCCGATTATGCTAAAAAAGAGGGCGCCCAAGCAATTGGGGTCGCTGCTGAAACTGAAGAAGAAATTGCGGAACTTGATGATGCTGACAAAGCAGACTTTTTAGCCGCTGAAGGTGTCGAAGAACCCGGCTTGAATCGGTTAATTCGGGCTTCTTATAAGCTCTTAGGCCTTGAAACGTTCTTTACCGCTGGTGGCAAGGAAACACGTGCTTGGACCTTTAAACGCGGAACAAAGGCGCCTCAAGCAGCTGGAATTATTCATTCTGATTTTGAACGTGGGTTTATTCGGGCCGAAGTAATGTCGTTTGCCGACTTAGATGCGGCCGGCAGTGAAGCCAAAGTCAAAGAAAATGGTAAGCTACGACTTGAAGGTAAAGACTACGTCATGCAAGATGGTGACATCGTCGAATTCCGATTCAACGTCTAA
- a CDS encoding DUF951 domain-containing protein: MYDLGDIVEMKKAHPCGVNRWEITRMGADIKIKCTGCGHIVMLPRREFDKKMKKMLEKKAD; the protein is encoded by the coding sequence ATGTACGATTTAGGTGATATTGTCGAAATGAAAAAAGCGCATCCCTGTGGGGTCAACCGTTGGGAGATTACCCGGATGGGCGCTGATATTAAGATCAAATGCACGGGCTGCGGTCATATCGTCATGTTGCCGCGCCGTGAGTTTGATAAAAAAATGAAAAAGATGCTCGAAAAGAAAGCCGACTAA
- a CDS encoding amino acid ABC transporter permease, translated as MESIWHIIVTSTPQIALAGLKYTIPIALISFILGLILAVLTALTKLSPRHGWFSILKAIAYFYVWLFRSTPLLVQLFIVYFGLPYLKIKGLFPNGIQLDPWTAGITTFSLNTGAYCAETIRASILSISQGQWEAAYSIGMTKPQVLRRIILPQAARVSLPPLANSFIGLVKDTSLAASITIIEMFEVSQQIAAENYQPLVMYALVAALYAVLCSILSYLQGYLERRTSRYISPIN; from the coding sequence ATGGAATCCATTTGGCATATTATTGTTACTTCAACGCCCCAAATCGCCTTGGCTGGCTTAAAATATACGATTCCGATTGCCCTAATTTCATTTATCTTGGGCCTAATCTTAGCCGTATTGACCGCATTAACTAAGCTATCACCTCGCCATGGTTGGTTTTCAATTCTGAAAGCCATTGCTTACTTTTATGTTTGGCTCTTTCGGAGCACCCCGTTATTAGTGCAATTATTCATTGTTTACTTTGGCCTGCCCTACTTGAAGATCAAAGGTCTCTTCCCGAATGGGATTCAACTTGATCCGTGGACGGCTGGTATTACAACTTTCTCACTCAATACCGGTGCCTATTGCGCCGAAACTATTCGGGCGTCAATCTTGTCTATCTCACAGGGCCAATGGGAAGCCGCTTATTCTATCGGAATGACTAAGCCACAAGTCTTGCGTCGGATTATTTTGCCACAAGCAGCTCGCGTCTCGTTGCCACCACTAGCCAATAGTTTTATTGGCCTCGTCAAAGATACTTCCTTGGCCGCCTCAATTACCATTATTGAAATGTTTGAAGTGAGTCAACAGATTGCTGCTGAAAACTACCAGCCATTGGTCATGTATGCGTTAGTTGCCGCCCTTTATGCCGTCTTGTGTTCAATTCTTAGTTACTTACAAGGCTATCTTGAAAGACGGACCTCACGTTACATTAGTCCCATTAATTAG
- a CDS encoding ParA family protein translates to MGAVIALANQKGGVGKTTTSINLGASLVEQGQKVLLIDTDAQGNATSGLGIQKSTIEREIYDVLINDTPIKDTIIPTSHEGLDIVPATIQLSGAEIELTPMMARETRLRDAIDDVRDAYDFILIDCPPSLGLLTINAFTACDSILIPVQSEYYALEGLSQLLNTVKLVQKHFNRQLRIEGVLLTMYDARTNLGAQVNEEVRKYFKDAVYKTIIPRNVRLSEAPSHGLSIVDYDIRSKGAQVYLALAKEVLAAHGK, encoded by the coding sequence ATGGGAGCCGTAATTGCACTCGCCAACCAAAAAGGTGGCGTTGGTAAGACAACGACAAGCATCAATTTAGGTGCAAGTCTCGTAGAACAAGGTCAAAAGGTACTATTAATTGATACGGATGCGCAAGGAAATGCGACGAGCGGCTTGGGCATTCAAAAATCAACGATTGAACGTGAAATTTATGATGTCTTAATTAATGATACCCCAATTAAAGATACAATTATTCCAACGAGTCATGAGGGGTTGGACATTGTCCCAGCCACGATTCAATTATCGGGTGCGGAGATTGAGCTAACGCCAATGATGGCTCGTGAAACGCGTTTGCGGGATGCCATTGATGACGTCAGGGACGCTTATGACTTTATTTTGATTGACTGTCCACCCTCGCTAGGCCTGCTAACGATCAATGCCTTTACGGCTTGTGATTCAATCTTAATTCCGGTGCAAAGTGAATATTATGCTTTGGAAGGGTTAAGCCAATTATTGAATACCGTTAAGTTAGTCCAAAAACACTTCAATCGACAACTTCGAATTGAAGGGGTGTTATTAACGATGTATGATGCCCGGACCAATCTAGGGGCCCAGGTTAATGAAGAAGTGCGCAAATACTTTAAGGATGCCGTTTATAAGACGATTATTCCCCGCAATGTGCGGTTGTCAGAGGCGCCTAGTCATGGTCTCTCAATCGTTGATTACGACATTCGTTCAAAAGGGGCGCAAGTCTACTTAGCATTAGCAAAGGAAGTGTTGGCGGCTCATGGCAAGTAA
- the noc gene encoding nucleoid occlusion protein, protein MAFSLFGGNRDKNKDAETANPQQQIVQIPVTAIVPNRFQPRQVFETAGIDELAATIAAHGLLQPIVLREYAPKKYEIIAGERRFRAICSLHWAQAPAIIQKMDDGETASMALIENLQRQDLTVIEEATAYQELMTLNTLTQVALAKELGKSQSFVANKLRLLKLAPAVQQALLKRQISERHGRALLNLSVDQQATVLAQVLDQQLTVKETEQVVQKIQVPPKPKQKRPRGLTGDTRIAVNTIKKSIKMVTAAGLSVQSHEEDTGDSYRITIEIPKNQARGGQ, encoded by the coding sequence ATGGCATTTTCCTTATTCGGTGGTAATCGTGATAAAAATAAGGATGCTGAAACAGCGAATCCCCAACAACAAATCGTGCAGATTCCGGTGACAGCGATTGTTCCGAATCGGTTTCAGCCACGGCAAGTTTTTGAGACAGCCGGGATTGATGAATTAGCAGCCACGATTGCGGCACATGGCTTATTGCAACCGATTGTATTGCGAGAATATGCGCCTAAAAAATACGAAATCATTGCTGGTGAACGACGTTTTCGTGCGATTTGTTCTTTGCATTGGGCCCAAGCGCCAGCAATTATTCAAAAAATGGATGATGGCGAAACGGCTTCAATGGCGTTGATTGAAAATTTACAACGCCAAGACTTAACGGTCATTGAAGAAGCGACGGCCTATCAAGAATTAATGACCTTAAATACGCTGACACAAGTGGCGCTGGCGAAAGAACTCGGTAAAAGTCAGTCGTTTGTGGCGAACAAGTTGCGGTTATTAAAGTTAGCGCCAGCCGTGCAACAAGCCTTATTAAAACGCCAAATCAGCGAACGGCATGGCCGGGCCCTCTTGAATTTATCAGTGGATCAGCAAGCCACCGTGTTAGCTCAAGTGTTGGACCAGCAGTTAACCGTTAAAGAAACGGAACAAGTGGTACAAAAAATACAGGTGCCACCAAAACCAAAACAAAAACGACCGCGGGGATTAACGGGAGATACCCGCATTGCGGTCAATACGATTAAAAAATCAATTAAGATGGTGACGGCCGCTGGCTTGTCAGTGCAGTCGCATGAAGAAGACACTGGTGACAGTTACCGTATCACGATTGAAATCCCGAAAAATCAAGCAAGGGGTGGTCAATAA
- a CDS encoding PLP-dependent aminotransferase family protein, with translation MKKLFANRVLTNDTTDLDNIFKNSANPENISFAGGFPDVRLFPEQALQQAYHDAINQQGPAIFQYQSTQGPLALRQKLATRMVQQAGVTTTAANILLTQGGQQAIDLVAKLLLNHGDAMVVEGPTYMGALAAFDTYEPTYYEVPVDQDGMNLRRLQQTLKAHPEIKLIYTIPDFHNPTGTTLTAKRRQAMVALANQYNVIILEDSPYRDLRYSGQTIPAIKHYDTEGRVIFISSFSKILSPALRTGWLVADDTLMTQLVGLKSAVDVQSPNVTLAAINAYLDQNDLDAHIATLNQAYQVKRDAMLQALDRYFPKNVTYTRPAGGFFIWVTLPATIDAQQLLTDVVLPQAHVAYVPSACQFASRTVKNGLRLNFTSLDPTTITAGIRRLGQLLQPAPVTTTTKPRLKTSFQF, from the coding sequence ATGAAAAAACTATTTGCGAATCGCGTCTTAACTAATGACACAACTGATCTTGATAATATTTTCAAAAATAGCGCCAATCCGGAAAACATTTCCTTTGCTGGCGGGTTTCCCGATGTCCGCTTATTTCCCGAACAGGCTTTGCAACAAGCCTATCATGACGCAATTAACCAACAGGGACCGGCCATTTTTCAATATCAATCCACCCAAGGCCCGCTGGCGCTGCGGCAAAAATTAGCGACACGCATGGTCCAACAGGCCGGCGTGACAACCACTGCAGCAAATATCTTGCTTACCCAAGGCGGGCAGCAAGCCATCGACTTGGTCGCTAAATTACTCTTAAATCATGGCGATGCCATGGTCGTTGAGGGCCCGACTTACATGGGCGCCTTAGCTGCATTTGATACCTACGAACCCACCTATTATGAAGTGCCAGTCGATCAAGATGGCATGAACTTACGCCGGTTACAGCAGACGCTTAAAGCGCATCCCGAAATCAAACTCATCTATACAATTCCTGATTTTCATAATCCAACTGGGACAACGCTCACTGCAAAACGGCGACAGGCAATGGTGGCCTTAGCTAATCAATACAATGTCATCATTTTAGAGGACAGCCCTTATCGCGACCTGCGTTACAGCGGACAAACCATTCCCGCAATTAAGCACTATGATACTGAAGGTCGGGTAATCTTCATTTCCAGCTTTTCTAAAATTCTATCACCCGCTTTACGAACCGGCTGGTTAGTTGCTGACGACACCCTGATGACCCAATTAGTTGGGTTAAAATCAGCCGTCGATGTTCAATCACCGAATGTGACTTTAGCAGCAATTAATGCTTATTTGGATCAAAATGACTTAGATGCTCACATCGCAACCCTTAACCAAGCCTATCAAGTTAAGCGCGATGCCATGTTGCAAGCCTTAGATCGTTATTTTCCTAAAAATGTGACTTATACACGTCCAGCTGGTGGGTTCTTCATCTGGGTCACGTTACCTGCAACCATCGATGCGCAGCAATTGTTAACCGACGTTGTTTTACCACAAGCGCATGTCGCCTACGTCCCTTCGGCTTGTCAATTCGCTAGTCGCACCGTTAAAAACGGTCTCCGACTAAACTTCACCAGTCTCGATCCAACGACAATTACAGCCGGCATTCGGCGCTTAGGTCAGTTACTCCAACCCGCGCCCGTCACAACCACCACTAAGCCACGGCTAAAAACCAGTTTTCAATTTTGA
- a CDS encoding transporter substrate-binding domain-containing protein, with protein sequence MKSVIKRLSLAVFGVALAVVLTACGNSSSQSSSASSDLGLQTPGTLTVGLEGTFKPYSYRKDGKLTGFEVDLARAVAKKMGVKVKFVPTKFDSLIAGLDVNKYDIVINNISQNKQREKKYLFSTPYIYSKSQLAVKKSNKAIKKITDIKGQKVAETTTSNNATDAKRLGATITPTDGFQQSIDLVEQGRAAGTINSGESFYAYLKQQPNANIRLISAGDEIATQKIGAIVTKKHAKLQKKVSKAIRDLRQDGTLTKLSKQYFGADVTNN encoded by the coding sequence ATGAAAAGTGTTATTAAACGACTAAGTCTAGCCGTTTTCGGGGTAGCCTTGGCAGTGGTCTTAACTGCTTGTGGTAATAGTTCCAGTCAATCCAGCAGTGCCAGTTCTGACCTTGGATTACAGACGCCGGGGACGTTGACCGTGGGTCTAGAAGGAACTTTCAAACCATATAGTTATCGCAAAGACGGTAAGTTGACCGGGTTTGAAGTCGATTTAGCTCGCGCCGTTGCTAAAAAGATGGGCGTTAAAGTCAAATTTGTGCCAACCAAGTTTGACTCGTTGATTGCTGGCTTGGATGTCAACAAATACGATATCGTCATTAATAATATTTCTCAAAATAAGCAACGGGAAAAGAAATATCTCTTTTCGACCCCTTATATCTATTCAAAGTCACAATTAGCGGTTAAGAAGTCGAACAAAGCCATTAAAAAGATTACTGATATCAAGGGTCAAAAAGTGGCTGAAACGACAACTAGTAACAATGCTACCGATGCCAAACGCTTAGGCGCTACGATTACACCAACTGATGGCTTCCAACAGTCCATTGATCTCGTTGAACAAGGTCGCGCCGCCGGAACGATTAACTCCGGTGAATCGTTCTACGCTTACTTGAAACAACAACCTAACGCTAATATTCGTTTAATTAGTGCTGGTGACGAGATTGCCACGCAAAAAATTGGCGCCATTGTCACTAAGAAACACGCTAAATTACAGAAAAAAGTTTCTAAAGCGATTCGTGACTTACGTCAAGATGGCACTTTAACGAAGCTTTCCAAACAATATTTTGGCGCTGACGTCACTAACAACTAA
- a CDS encoding LysR family transcriptional regulator, whose amino-acid sequence MANFAYEVFATVVAQKTFYQAAATLNVTPSAVSHSVNQLEKALGFPLFIRNRSGVELTSDGQQVLPYVQEILNTESNLRQVADNIQGLHSGSVRIGGFSSVCINWLPRIIRRFNHEYPDIEISVVQGNFNEITKWAKIGTIDVGFTSLPVNDNLLAHALINDPIYCVTPAGFVPANGQYMTKADVMDQNFILQQSDYDRDTKLALDHYHVTNNFLRFSIDDQSIISMVESGLGMGILPKLALKKLTGDVNTYPFAEPYNREIALVANKTQATAPSTAMMIRAIKQFLTTEYPNEMLWRSR is encoded by the coding sequence ATGGCAAATTTTGCGTATGAAGTTTTTGCAACTGTTGTGGCGCAGAAAACCTTCTATCAAGCGGCTGCAACCTTGAATGTGACGCCCAGTGCGGTCAGTCATTCTGTGAACCAACTGGAAAAGGCACTTGGCTTTCCGTTATTTATTCGTAACCGTTCGGGGGTTGAACTTACCAGTGATGGGCAGCAAGTCCTGCCTTACGTCCAGGAAATCTTGAATACTGAAAGTAATCTGCGTCAAGTAGCCGATAATATCCAAGGATTACATTCTGGTTCCGTGCGAATTGGCGGCTTCAGTAGTGTTTGCATCAATTGGTTGCCTCGCATTATTCGGCGCTTTAACCATGAATATCCCGATATTGAAATTTCAGTCGTTCAAGGGAATTTCAATGAGATTACTAAGTGGGCGAAAATTGGGACGATTGATGTGGGATTCACGTCGCTCCCCGTTAATGATAATTTATTAGCGCATGCTTTGATTAATGATCCAATCTATTGTGTGACCCCCGCCGGTTTTGTCCCCGCTAACGGTCAGTATATGACGAAAGCGGATGTCATGGATCAAAATTTCATTTTGCAGCAGAGTGATTATGACCGTGATACGAAGCTGGCTTTGGATCATTATCATGTAACGAATAATTTTTTGCGGTTTTCGATTGATGACCAATCCATCATTTCGATGGTGGAATCTGGTTTGGGAATGGGGATTTTGCCGAAGTTAGCGTTGAAAAAATTAACAGGGGATGTCAATACGTATCCGTTTGCGGAACCCTATAATCGAGAGATTGCATTGGTTGCCAATAAAACGCAGGCCACAGCGCCGTCGACCGCAATGATGATTCGAGCAATCAAACAATTTTTGACGACTGAATATCCAAACGAAATGTTGTGGCGATCGCGCTAG
- a CDS encoding NupC/NupG family nucleoside CNT transporter translates to MVFNLVVNIIGIVVFIAIAYVFSKQKHAIHWRSIGVMLVLELLLAWFLTGSQVGVDAVKAAADGFTWLVDVSYDGIAFALASWVNVKQMDFVTSSLLPILLIVPLFDILTYIGVLPWIIKWVGRGLAYITGQPKFESFFVVEMMFLGNTEALAVSQLQLKQMKAQRNLTIAMMSMSCVTASILGAYIKMMPGQFILTAVPMNVLNAAIITAILNPVDVKPEEDTIAKVGSSAAVEETTATTETSGSETLADEQVQAAKPVREPFFSFLGDSILGAGKLILIIAANVIAFVALAKLIDKLLGLINTNLSLENIFGVIMFPFAWLLGFNAHDAFQMASYMGTKLVTNEFVVMGEVTGKVNDFAPHFRAVLTVFLTSFANFSTVGMIIGAFKGIVSREKNDLISRNVGYLLLSGILVSLLSAGVVGLFVW, encoded by the coding sequence ATGGTATTTAACTTGGTGGTTAATATTATTGGGATTGTGGTCTTCATTGCAATTGCCTACGTATTCTCCAAGCAAAAACACGCGATTCATTGGCGTTCAATCGGTGTTATGTTGGTTTTGGAATTATTGTTAGCATGGTTCTTAACCGGTTCACAAGTCGGGGTTGACGCGGTTAAAGCAGCAGCTGATGGCTTTACTTGGCTGGTTGATGTTTCATACGATGGGATTGCATTTGCGTTGGCTAGTTGGGTCAATGTCAAACAAATGGATTTCGTTACCAGTTCATTGTTACCAATTTTATTAATTGTGCCATTATTTGATATTTTGACATATATCGGCGTTTTACCATGGATTATTAAATGGGTCGGTCGTGGTTTGGCTTATATTACCGGTCAACCAAAATTCGAATCATTTTTCGTTGTTGAAATGATGTTTTTAGGTAATACCGAAGCGCTTGCTGTTTCGCAATTACAATTGAAACAGATGAAAGCTCAACGAAACTTGACCATTGCGATGATGTCGATGAGTTGTGTGACGGCCTCCATTCTGGGCGCGTATATTAAGATGATGCCTGGTCAATTTATTTTGACGGCGGTGCCAATGAATGTCTTAAATGCGGCCATTATTACGGCCATCTTAAATCCGGTCGATGTTAAACCAGAAGAAGATACCATTGCCAAAGTTGGCAGTAGTGCTGCCGTTGAAGAAACGACGGCAACAACTGAAACTAGTGGCTCTGAAACCTTGGCAGATGAACAAGTTCAAGCAGCTAAGCCAGTGCGCGAACCATTCTTCTCTTTCTTAGGTGACTCCATTCTTGGCGCTGGTAAGTTAATCTTGATTATCGCGGCCAACGTTATTGCCTTTGTGGCGTTAGCGAAGTTAATTGATAAGTTGTTAGGCTTAATCAACACGAACCTTTCACTTGAAAATATCTTTGGGGTAATCATGTTCCCATTTGCTTGGTTACTGGGTTTCAATGCTCACGATGCCTTCCAAATGGCCTCTTACATGGGGACCAAGTTGGTCACGAATGAATTCGTGGTCATGGGTGAAGTTACGGGTAAAGTTAACGATTTTGCCCCCCATTTTAGAGCAGTTTTGACGGTCTTCTTGACATCATTTGCCAACTTCTCAACTGTTGGGATGATTATTGGGGCATTCAAGGGGATTGTGAGTCGTGAAAAGAATGACTTGATTTCACGTAACGTGGGCTATTTACTTTTATCTGGGATTTTAGTTTCCCTCTTATCCGCCGGCGTAGTTGGGTTATTCGTTTGGTAA
- the rsmG gene encoding 16S rRNA (guanine(527)-N(7))-methyltransferase RsmG — protein MNPEEFKQALASHDIRLSDQQMAQFATYFKLLIETNRQFNLTTITAQPEVYLKHFYDSITPAFYVAALREQPLTICDVGAGAGFPSLPLKIVFPQLQVTIVDSLNKRINFLQALISALGLSDVQAFHDRAETFAGKKSGHREQYDLVTARAVARLSVLSELCLPLVKVGGQMVALKAANARTETAEGAYAIQQLGGQLVRDEALTLPQTGDPRHIIIVAKKRPTPKRYPRKPGTPAKQPLTAHD, from the coding sequence ATGAATCCAGAAGAATTTAAACAAGCTTTGGCGAGTCACGATATTAGACTAAGTGATCAGCAAATGGCTCAATTCGCAACGTACTTTAAGTTGCTGATTGAAACCAATCGCCAATTCAATTTAACGACGATCACAGCTCAGCCCGAAGTGTATTTGAAGCATTTTTATGATTCAATTACGCCCGCTTTTTATGTGGCAGCGTTGCGCGAACAACCGTTAACCATCTGTGATGTTGGTGCGGGAGCTGGCTTTCCGTCGCTACCATTAAAAATCGTGTTCCCCCAGTTACAAGTGACGATTGTGGATTCGTTAAATAAACGGATTAATTTTTTGCAAGCACTCATTAGCGCTTTGGGATTAAGTGATGTGCAAGCTTTTCATGATCGGGCTGAAACCTTTGCGGGCAAAAAATCCGGTCATCGCGAGCAATATGATTTAGTCACAGCCCGAGCGGTGGCCCGCTTATCGGTGTTAAGCGAATTGTGTTTGCCACTTGTAAAAGTCGGTGGTCAGATGGTGGCGCTAAAGGCCGCTAATGCTCGGACTGAAACAGCTGAAGGTGCTTATGCGATTCAACAATTAGGTGGTCAATTAGTGCGTGATGAAGCGTTGACTTTACCACAAACAGGTGACCCGCGGCATATTATTATTGTGGCTAAAAAGCGGCCGACGCCTAAGCGCTATCCACGTAAGCCGGGGACGCCTGCTAAACAGCCGTTAACGGCCCATGACTAA
- a CDS encoding transporter substrate-binding domain-containing protein — MKKWIKQLGLAILGLTLAITLTACSQKTHSTTTRATTNLHLQQAGTLTIGLEGTFQPYSYRKNGQLTGFEVDLGRAIAKKMGLKAKFVPTKFDALIAGLAVNKYDVVINDIAETPQRQQKYLFSTPYIYSKSQLAVKKNATITQLTAIKGQKVAQTTTSNNAADAKRLGATVVPTDGFEQSIALVTQGRVSGTINSREAFYAYFKQNPTAHLKLIATGNAIKTQKIGAIVTKKHAKLQQRLSTAIRALRQDGTLTKLSKRYFGGDVTKP, encoded by the coding sequence ATGAAAAAATGGATCAAACAATTAGGACTAGCTATTTTAGGCCTCACCCTCGCAATTACCCTTACCGCTTGTAGCCAAAAGACACATTCAACGACTACCCGCGCAACCACTAACTTGCATTTGCAACAAGCTGGTACTTTGACCATCGGACTAGAAGGAACATTTCAACCTTACAGTTATCGCAAGAACGGCCAATTAACCGGCTTTGAAGTTGACCTAGGTCGCGCCATTGCCAAAAAAATGGGCTTAAAGGCTAAGTTTGTGCCAACTAAATTTGATGCGTTAATTGCTGGTTTAGCAGTCAACAAATACGATGTCGTCATTAATGATATTGCCGAAACACCACAACGTCAGCAAAAATATTTATTTTCAACGCCTTACATTTATTCAAAATCGCAATTGGCCGTTAAAAAGAACGCCACGATTACGCAACTGACCGCGATTAAAGGGCAAAAGGTGGCCCAGACAACCACCAGTAATAATGCCGCCGATGCTAAGCGTTTGGGCGCAACCGTCGTCCCCACTGACGGCTTTGAACAATCAATTGCACTCGTGACCCAAGGACGGGTCAGTGGGACCATTAATTCACGCGAAGCTTTCTACGCTTACTTCAAACAAAATCCGACCGCTCATTTAAAGCTAATCGCTACGGGTAATGCAATTAAAACGCAAAAAATCGGCGCTATTGTCACTAAAAAGCACGCCAAGTTACAACAACGCTTATCAACTGCCATCCGGGCATTACGCCAAGATGGCACGCTCACGAAACTCTCAAAGCGCTACTTTGGTGGTGACGTGACCAAGCCTTAG
- a CDS encoding ParB/RepB/Spo0J family partition protein yields the protein MASKEKAQNKALGRGIDALFADADEPTNEEMVAELALTDIRVNPYQPRRKFDATALKELASSIEKSGVFQPIIVRQPDAEIKKYELIAGERRFRASKLAKQKTIPAIVRDVTEAQMMEIGVLENLQREDLTALEEAEAYASLMDKLKLTQAEVSKRLGKSRPYIANYLRLLGLPTGVKQLIQKGQLSMGQARTLLSLKDKTQLVPLAKKAIKAQLTVRQLEQIVARYNGEQKQAPKPVVVKKSPYIRASEEQLQEKFGTAVSIQTKQNKKEQGKIEIPYLSNDDLNRILEILQIDLN from the coding sequence ATGGCAAGTAAAGAAAAAGCGCAAAATAAAGCATTAGGCCGTGGCATTGATGCCTTGTTTGCCGATGCTGATGAACCAACCAATGAAGAAATGGTTGCGGAACTCGCACTAACTGATATTCGAGTTAATCCCTATCAACCACGGCGAAAATTTGATGCAACGGCTTTAAAAGAACTCGCCAGTTCGATTGAAAAATCAGGTGTCTTTCAGCCTATCATTGTCCGGCAACCGGATGCTGAAATTAAAAAGTACGAGTTAATTGCTGGTGAACGTCGTTTTCGTGCCTCAAAATTAGCTAAGCAGAAGACCATTCCAGCAATTGTCCGGGATGTTACCGAAGCTCAGATGATGGAAATTGGGGTTTTAGAAAATCTACAACGTGAAGATTTAACTGCGTTAGAAGAGGCCGAAGCGTATGCATCATTGATGGATAAGCTTAAGTTGACCCAAGCTGAAGTCTCCAAACGCCTCGGTAAAAGTCGGCCCTATATTGCCAACTATCTGCGTCTATTAGGCTTGCCAACTGGGGTTAAACAACTGATTCAAAAGGGCCAATTGTCCATGGGTCAGGCACGGACGTTATTGTCTTTAAAGGATAAGACCCAATTAGTCCCATTGGCTAAAAAGGCGATTAAAGCCCAGTTAACGGTCCGCCAGTTAGAGCAGATTGTGGCGCGCTATAATGGCGAACAAAAGCAAGCGCCTAAACCGGTAGTCGTCAAAAAATCACCGTATATTCGCGCTAGCGAGGAACAATTGCAAGAAAAGTTTGGGACAGCAGTTTCCATTCAAACCAAGCAAAATAAAAAAGAACAAGGTAAAATCGAAATCCCATACTTATCAAATGATGACTTAAATCGGATTTTAGAAATTTTACAAATTGATTTAAATTAA